A single genomic interval of Xiphophorus couchianus chromosome 2, X_couchianus-1.0, whole genome shotgun sequence harbors:
- the LOC114153751 gene encoding zinc-binding protein A33-like, with translation MISTRKSISEEEISCPQCSNIYTYPVLLRCGHNVCKLCLHNFWEWKKCQECPVCGTESSSGMPPVNQDLKLVVDQFQNKKPMAQEICALHKEKLKVFCDNDEVPICLVCQISRDHKMHKCCPVEEAAQQKKTEMSNIIGSLRKKVRKMSKTKHQWEEIKTYIKTQSNDIEMAIKGEFLQLHQFLKDEEDMRLRMLKQEEQIKIQVMCSKIEDIDKEIQALNSTISKVDIILRAKDLPFLQEYKRTKQSVNRNFQEPETMREILINSAKHLGILKFTVCQKMLKNVKYASVVLDPNTAHSNLKLSQELTSVQYSNKLLLPDNPERCTSRMCVLGATGFTSGKHSWTVEVGHDKDWFVGVARESIKRKTTTFLSPEEGYWVIGQYSKDSLWAQNSPRTRVSVKQMPERLTVQLDCDKGRVVFTNAADSAAIYTFKDKFTEKIFPYFSVGLCEDWKNSSPLTVCAQTMKVVPEKA, from the exons ATGATATCAACGAGGAAATCTATCTCTGAGGAAGAGATATCCTGTCCTCAGTGCTCCAACATTTATACTTACCCTGTTCTTTTACGATGTGGACACAACGTTTGCAAACTTTGCCTGCACAACTTCTGGGAGTGGAAAAAGTGTCAAGAATGTCCCGTGTGCGGAACTGAGTCTTCCTCTGGGATGCCTCCTGTCAACCAGGATCTGAAGTTAGTCGTGGatcagtttcaaaacaaaaagcctATGGCTCAGGAGATTTGTGCGCTTCATAAGGAGAAACTGAAGGTTTTTTGCGACAATGATGAGGTTCCCATCTGTCTCGTCTGCCAAATATCAAGGGACCATAAAATGCACAAGTGCTGCCCAGTGGAGGAAGCAGCTCAACAGAAAAAG ACAGAAATGTCTAACATCATTGGGTCCTTGagaaagaaagtaagaaaaatgagtaaaacaaaacaccaatGGGAGGAGATCAAAACTTATATAAAG ACTCAAAGTAATGACATTGAGATGGCGATAAAGGGGGAATTTCTGCAGCTTCACCAGTTCCTCAAGGATGAAGAAGATATGAGACTGAGAATGCTCAAACaggaagagcaaataaaaatacaggtCATGTGTAGTAAGATTGAAGACATAGACAAGGAGATCCAGGCTCTCAACTCCACCATCAGCAAAGTAGATATTATCCTCAGAGCAAAGGATTTGCCATTTCTACAG GAATACAAGCGAACAAAGCAAAG cGTCAATCGCAACTTCCAGGAACCTGAGACCATGAGAGAAATTTTGATTAATTCTGCCAAGCATCTGGGAATACTCAAGTTTACAGTTTGCCAGAAGatgttgaaaaatgtcaaatatg CTTCAGTCGTTTTGGACCCAAACACGGCCCATTCCAATCTGAAGTTGTCCCAGGAGCTGACCAGTGTGCAGTACAGCAACAAGCTGCTTCTACCCGACAACCCTGAGCGCTGCACCAGCCGCATGTGTGTGCTGGGCGCCACTGGGTTTACGTCCGGGAAGCACAGCTGGACTGTAGAGGTGGGCCACGACAAAGACTGGTTCGTAGGGGTTGCACGTGAGAGCATCAAAAGGAAAACCACCACCTTCCTGAGCCCTGAAGAGGGTTACTGGGTGATCGGCCAGTACAGCAAAGATTCCCTCTGGGCTCAGAACTCTCCTCGCACCAGGGTGTCGGTAAAGCAGATGCCGGAGAGGCTTACCGTGCAGCTGGACTGCGACAAAGGAAGGGTAGTTTTCACCAATGCTGCTGACTCAGCTGCgatatacacatttaaagacaaattcACAGAGAAAATCTTCCCATACTTCTCTGTTGGATTGTGTGAGGACTGGAAAAACTCGAGCCCACTCACAGTCTGCGCTCAGACAATGAAAGTGGTTCCAGAGAAAGCCTAG
- the rapsn gene encoding 43 kDa receptor-associated protein of the synapse → MNIFTLRIAPEMGQDQTKQQIEKGLKLYQSNQTDKALHVWTKVLEKTSDPGGKFRVLGCLITAHSEMGKYKDMLKYALEQIDTAREMEDPDYLTEGYLNLARSNEKLCDFQKTVSYCQTCLNMQGTTVSLQLNGQVCLSMGNAYLGLSVFQKALESYEKALRYAHNNDDKMLECRVCCSLGNIYVQLKDYEKALFFPCKAAELVNDYGKSWSLKYRAMSQFHMSVAYRKLERLPDAMGCCEESMKIALQHGDRPLQALCLLNFADIHRCRHDVNKAFPRYESALGIMTEIGNRLGQAHVYLGVAKCWLLQKEYDKSLESLERAQELADGMGNKLCSLKVHSLREGIYRNNKQQEELREQVVKFLQCVEELELYCGMCGESIGDRDQKLQALPCSHIFHLKCLQTNGTKGCPKCFKSSIKPGFV, encoded by the exons ATGAATATTTTCACGTTGCGCATTGCACCAGAAATGGGCCAGGACCAAACCAAGCAGCAGATAGAGAAGGGCCTGAAGTTGTATCAGTCCAATCAGACGGATAAAGCCCTGCATGTCTGGACAAAAGTTCTGGAAAAGACTTCAGACCCTGGAGGGAAGTTTCGAGTTCTTGGGTGCCTGATCACAGCCCACTCAGAAATGGGAAAGTACAAAGATATGCTTAAG TATGCCCTCGAACAGATTGACACAGCCCGGGAAATGGAGGACCCAGACTACCTAACTGAAGGCTACCTGAACTTGGCGCGTAGCAACGAGAAGCTGTGCGACTTCCAGAAGACGGTGTCTTACTGCCAGACCTGCTTAAATATGCAAGGCACCACTGTAAGCCTGCAGCTCAATGGTCAAGTGTGTCTGAGCATGGGCAACGCCTACCTGGGCCTCAGCGTCTTCCAGAAGGCCCTGGAGAGCTATGAGAAGGCACTGCGCTATGCACACAACAACGATGACAAGATGCTGGAGTGCAGAGTCTGCTGCAGTCTGGGAAACATCTATGTGCAGCTAAAG GACTACGAGAAAGCCCTGTTCTTCCCCTGCAAGGCAGCTGAACTCGTCAACGACTACGGCAAAAGCTGGAGCCTCAAGTATCGTGCCATGAGCCAGTTCCACATGTCTGTGGCCTACAGGAAGCTGGAGCGTCTGCCCGACGCCATGGGGTGCTGCGAG GAATCCATGAAGATTGCTTTGCAGCATGGCGACCGGCCCCTGCAAGCTCTGTGCTTACTGAACTTTGCAGACATCCACCGCTGCAGGCATGATGTTAAT AAAGCATTCCCTCGTTACGAGTCTGCACTGGGCATTATGACCGAGATCGGAAACCGTCTTGGACAAGCGCATGTCTATCTGGGTGTTGCAAAATGTTGGCTTCTGCAGAAAGAATATGACAAG tctCTGGAATCTTTGGAGCGAGCGCAAGAGCTTGCAGATGGAATGGGAAACAAG CTGTGCAGCCTGAAGGTTCACTCCCTACGTGAGGGCATCTACCGCAACAAcaagcagcaggaggagctgcGAGAGCAGGTGGTGAAGTTCCTGCAGTGTGTGGAGGAGCTGGAGCTCTACTGCGGCATGTGTGGGGAATCCATCGGGGACAGGGACCAAAAGCTGCAGGCGTTACCCTGTTCCCACATTTTCCATCTCAA GTGTCTGCAAACAAACGGGACAAAGGGTTGCCCAAAGTGTTTCAAATCCTCCATCAAGCCTGGATTTGTGTGA